Proteins encoded together in one Shewanella oneidensis MR-1 window:
- a CDS encoding acyl-CoA dehydrogenase family protein, giving the protein MDFNFNEDQRQFAELARQFATDELAPFAAKWDEEHHFPKDVIQKAGELGFCSLYSPESEGGMGLSRLDASIIFEELSKGCTATTAMLTIHNMATWMVTTWGTETLRQAWSEPLTTGQMLASYCLTEPGAGSDAASLQTKAVPDGDEYVVSGSKMFISGAGSTELLVVMCRTGQAGPKGISAIAIPADSEGIIYGKAEDKMGWNAQPTRLVTFDNVRVPVANLLGEEGQGFTFAMKGLDGGRINIATCSVGTAQAALERASQYMNERQQFGKPLAAFQALQFKLADMATELVAARQMVRLAAFKLDSGDPEGTAYCAMAKRFATDVGFQVCDAALQIHGGYGYIREYPLERHFRDVRVHQILEGTNEIMRLIIARRLLDENAGQIL; this is encoded by the coding sequence ATGGATTTTAATTTCAACGAAGACCAACGCCAATTTGCTGAGCTAGCTCGCCAGTTTGCCACCGACGAACTCGCCCCTTTTGCCGCCAAATGGGACGAAGAACATCATTTCCCGAAGGATGTGATCCAAAAAGCCGGTGAGCTGGGTTTCTGCTCCCTGTATTCCCCAGAATCGGAAGGCGGCATGGGCCTGTCGCGCTTAGATGCCTCGATTATTTTCGAAGAGCTCTCTAAGGGCTGTACTGCTACGACCGCCATGCTGACAATCCACAATATGGCCACTTGGATGGTGACCACTTGGGGCACAGAGACTTTGCGTCAAGCTTGGTCTGAGCCCTTGACCACTGGGCAAATGCTGGCGTCTTACTGCTTAACGGAGCCAGGCGCTGGCTCGGATGCGGCATCTTTGCAAACCAAAGCGGTGCCTGATGGTGATGAATACGTGGTTTCTGGCTCTAAGATGTTTATCTCGGGCGCGGGTTCTACTGAGCTTTTAGTCGTAATGTGCCGCACGGGGCAAGCCGGGCCAAAGGGCATTTCGGCGATTGCGATCCCTGCCGACAGTGAAGGCATTATCTATGGCAAGGCTGAAGATAAAATGGGCTGGAACGCGCAGCCGACTCGCTTAGTTACCTTTGATAACGTGCGAGTGCCAGTTGCAAACTTACTCGGTGAAGAAGGCCAAGGTTTTACCTTTGCGATGAAAGGCTTAGACGGTGGCCGCATCAATATTGCTACCTGCTCAGTGGGTACGGCGCAGGCCGCTCTTGAGCGTGCAAGCCAGTACATGAATGAACGTCAACAATTTGGTAAGCCATTGGCCGCTTTTCAAGCGCTGCAATTTAAGCTGGCTGATATGGCAACTGAATTAGTCGCCGCTCGCCAAATGGTGCGTTTAGCCGCTTTTAAACTCGACAGTGGCGACCCAGAAGGCACTGCCTATTGTGCGATGGCGAAGCGGTTTGCCACCGATGTGGGCTTTCAAGTTTGCGATGCGGCGCTGCAAATTCATGGCGGATATGGCTATATCAGGGAGTATCCGTTAGAGCGTCATTTCCGAGATGTTCGTGTACATCAGATTTTAGAGGGCACTAACGAGATTATGCGCCTCATTATCGCCCGTCGTTTACTCGACGAGAATGCCGGACAAATCCTCTAA
- a CDS encoding CoA-acylating methylmalonate-semialdehyde dehydrogenase, with protein MTTQVKHYIDGEFTAGTGTSQIVVTNPANNATIAVINSATADEVHAAIASAKAAFKTWKEVPVSERARVMLRYQHLLKEHHDELATILAHETGKTFEDAKGDVWRGIEVAEHACNIASLLMGETVENVARSIDTYSYTQPLGVCAGITPFNFPAMIPLWMFPLAIACGNTFILKPSEQDPMTPQRLVELFVEAGAPKGVLQLIHGDKTAVDILLADPAVKAISFVGSVAVGQYIYKTGTDNLKRVQAFAGAKNHCVIMPDANKQQVINNLVGASVGAAGQRCMAISVAVFVGAAKEWIPELKEALAKVRPGLWDDKDAGYGPLISPAAKVRVLKLIAQGKEEGAQCLLDGSDFTVAGFESGNWVGPTMFTKVTTDMSIYKEEIFGPVLCCMESDSLEDAIELVNASPYGNGTSIFTASGAAARKYQHEIEVGQVGINVPIPVPLPFFSFTGWKGSFYGDQHAYGKQAVRFYTETKTITARWFESDIAVAAGPNMSINLR; from the coding sequence ATGACCACACAAGTTAAGCATTACATTGATGGCGAATTCACTGCAGGCACGGGTACATCACAAATCGTGGTGACCAATCCTGCCAATAACGCGACGATTGCCGTTATTAATAGCGCCACGGCCGATGAAGTCCATGCGGCCATTGCCAGTGCCAAGGCGGCCTTTAAAACATGGAAAGAAGTGCCTGTCTCTGAGCGTGCCCGTGTCATGTTGCGCTACCAACACTTACTAAAAGAGCACCACGATGAGTTAGCGACCATCCTTGCCCATGAAACCGGTAAAACCTTTGAAGATGCCAAGGGCGATGTCTGGCGCGGGATTGAAGTGGCGGAACATGCCTGCAACATTGCCTCATTACTGATGGGTGAAACCGTTGAAAACGTTGCACGTTCTATCGATACCTACAGCTACACTCAGCCTCTTGGTGTGTGTGCGGGTATCACGCCGTTTAACTTCCCTGCGATGATCCCTTTGTGGATGTTCCCACTGGCGATTGCCTGCGGTAACACTTTCATCCTTAAGCCATCAGAGCAAGACCCTATGACGCCGCAGCGTTTAGTTGAGCTATTTGTCGAAGCGGGCGCGCCAAAGGGCGTACTGCAACTGATCCATGGTGATAAGACGGCGGTGGATATTCTACTGGCAGACCCTGCGGTTAAGGCGATTTCCTTCGTGGGCTCCGTCGCTGTTGGCCAATACATCTACAAAACCGGTACCGATAACTTAAAACGCGTGCAAGCCTTTGCAGGGGCAAAAAACCACTGCGTGATCATGCCTGATGCAAACAAACAGCAAGTGATCAACAACTTAGTCGGCGCTTCTGTCGGCGCGGCGGGGCAACGCTGTATGGCTATTTCGGTCGCGGTATTTGTCGGCGCAGCTAAAGAGTGGATCCCAGAGCTCAAAGAAGCGCTGGCGAAGGTTCGCCCAGGTTTATGGGACGATAAAGACGCCGGTTACGGTCCGCTGATAAGCCCTGCTGCCAAAGTGCGCGTGCTCAAACTTATCGCCCAAGGTAAGGAAGAGGGCGCGCAGTGTTTACTCGATGGCAGTGATTTTACTGTGGCGGGTTTCGAGTCCGGCAACTGGGTAGGACCTACCATGTTCACTAAGGTCACGACCGATATGAGCATCTACAAAGAAGAAATCTTTGGCCCCGTGCTCTGCTGTATGGAATCCGATTCATTAGAAGATGCGATCGAACTCGTTAACGCCAGCCCCTACGGCAATGGCACGTCTATTTTTACCGCAAGCGGCGCTGCGGCGCGTAAATATCAACACGAAATCGAAGTCGGCCAAGTGGGCATTAACGTGCCTATCCCTGTGCCATTACCTTTCTTCTCGTTCACCGGTTGGAAGGGCAGTTTTTACGGCGACCAACACGCCTACGGTAAGCAAGCGGTGCGTTTCTACACTGAAACTAAAACCATTACCGCTCGCTGGTTCGAGTCGGACATTGCGGTGGCCGCTGGCCCTAATATGAGCATTAACTTGCGCTAA
- a CDS encoding thiolase family protein — protein MSTELLNQEIVIVAAKRTPMGSFQGSLSGITSLSLAATAIKALLADTQVAPDKVDEVLMGCVLPAGLGQAPARQATLGAGLPLSVGATTVNKVCGSGMKTVMLAHDLIKAGSAKVVIAGGMESMSQAPYLLDKARAGIRMGHGKVLDHMFLDGLEDAYTGGAMGTFAQKTADEFGITREQMDAFALSSLEKANAAINSGAFKTEIVPVTVSDRRGDVTIDTDEQPGNARPEKIPTLRPAFAKDGTITAANSSSISDGAAALMLTTRANAEQLGLTVLATIKGHTTHAQEPALFTTAPVGAMAKLLSNVGWSKDEVDLFEINEAFAMVTMLAVSELGLDMTKVNVNGGACALGHPIGCSGARLLVTLIHALKARGLKRGVASLCIGGGEATAMAIEV, from the coding sequence ATGAGTACTGAACTATTAAACCAAGAGATCGTTATTGTTGCCGCTAAACGCACCCCAATGGGTAGTTTTCAAGGCAGTTTGTCTGGCATCACTTCTCTGAGCTTAGCGGCCACAGCAATCAAAGCCCTGTTAGCCGATACCCAAGTTGCGCCTGACAAGGTCGATGAGGTGTTGATGGGCTGCGTATTGCCAGCGGGTCTTGGTCAAGCGCCTGCGCGCCAAGCAACCTTAGGGGCAGGTTTACCGCTGTCTGTGGGTGCAACCACAGTGAACAAGGTCTGTGGTTCAGGGATGAAAACGGTGATGCTTGCCCATGATTTGATTAAAGCGGGCAGTGCTAAGGTGGTGATTGCTGGTGGTATGGAAAGCATGAGCCAAGCACCTTACTTGCTCGACAAAGCGCGCGCTGGTATACGTATGGGCCATGGCAAAGTGTTAGATCATATGTTCCTCGACGGTTTAGAAGATGCTTACACTGGCGGCGCTATGGGCACATTCGCCCAGAAAACCGCCGATGAATTTGGTATCACTCGCGAGCAAATGGATGCGTTTGCTTTAAGCTCACTCGAAAAAGCCAACGCTGCCATTAATTCTGGTGCTTTCAAAACGGAGATAGTGCCCGTAACGGTAAGCGATCGCCGTGGTGACGTGACTATTGATACCGATGAGCAGCCAGGTAACGCTCGCCCTGAAAAAATCCCCACGTTGCGTCCAGCCTTTGCTAAAGATGGCACTATTACTGCGGCAAACTCCAGCTCGATTTCCGATGGTGCAGCGGCGCTGATGTTAACAACGCGCGCCAATGCTGAGCAGTTAGGCTTAACTGTGCTCGCCACCATCAAGGGCCACACTACCCATGCGCAGGAGCCTGCACTTTTTACCACCGCACCCGTTGGCGCGATGGCAAAACTATTGAGTAATGTGGGCTGGTCAAAGGATGAAGTTGATCTGTTTGAGATCAACGAAGCCTTCGCCATGGTGACTATGCTGGCCGTTTCTGAATTAGGTTTAGATATGACAAAAGTCAACGTGAATGGCGGCGCTTGTGCCTTAGGTCATCCTATCGGTTGCTCGGGCGCGCGTTTACTGGTGACCTTAATCCATGCACTTAAAGCCCGCGGACTTAAGCGCGGTGTAGCGTCGCTCTGTATCGGTGGTGGTGAAGCGACGGCTATGGCTATTGAAGTCTAA